GGTCGTCCTTGGCCAGCAGATACTTGCGCATCGCCCCGCCAATGATCGCGAGGAACACGTCGTTTACCTTGCATCCGGGCGCAAGCGCACGGATCGCCTTGATATCGGCCAGCGGAACGCTGCGGCCTTCGACCACCCTGTGCGCCGAGATGACCTTGTTGAACCGGGTCTTCGCGCCGAGCATCTCGCCCGAGACCTTGAATTCCTTGGCCACCAGGCCCTTCAGCGCCTTGGCAATCCCCGGCGCCGCCTTGGCCGCGACTTCGAGCTGCTTCATCGGGTTGGTGACCGCGTTGAAGTAGCTTTTGCCGAGCAGTTCGGCGGGGTTGGGCAGCTTGTCCGGCTTCCAGGTATCGGGCTCACTGGGCGGCGGCTCGTTCGGATCGAGCGTGTGCATCGCCTCCATCAGGTCGATACCGCTCATCCCGTCGATCGCCGCGTGGTGGACCTTGGTCACCATCCCGAAGCAGCCCTTTGGCAATCCCTCGATCCCGTCGAGCCCTTCGACGACGGTGAATTCCCACGGCGGGCGGGTGAGGTCGAGCGGGCGGGCGAAGATCCGCGCAGCCTGGATGCACAGCTGCCGCCAGTCGCCCGGTTGCGGCAACGCGACGTGGCGTACGTGGTATTCGAGGTCGAAGTCCGGATCCTCGATCCAGTAGGGATAATCGAGGTCGAACGGTACCCGCACCAGCCGCTGACGGATCGTCCGGCTGAGCTGCATCCGGCTTTCGAAGAAAGCGAGGATATCCTTGAAGCGGACGAAGCCGCCCGGCGCAGTTGCAGGGTTGTAAATCAGGATCGACCCGATGTGCATCGGGGAGTTCTTCG
Above is a window of Tsuneonella mangrovi DNA encoding:
- a CDS encoding WS/DGAT/MGAT family O-acyltransferase → MDASFVALETKNSPMHIGSILIYNPATAPGGFVRFKDILAFFESRMQLSRTIRQRLVRVPFDLDYPYWIEDPDFDLEYHVRHVALPQPGDWRQLCIQAARIFARPLDLTRPPWEFTVVEGLDGIEGLPKGCFGMVTKVHHAAIDGMSGIDLMEAMHTLDPNEPPPSEPDTWKPDKLPNPAELLGKSYFNAVTNPMKQLEVAAKAAPGIAKALKGLVAKEFKVSGEMLGAKTRFNKVISAHRVVEGRSVPLADIKAIRALAPGCKVNDVFLAIIGGAMRKYLLAKDDLPDKTLTAMAPISVRSKSEKGDMGNQVAAMVAPLGTHIEDPVERLAYVHSKTTNSKAMTEAIGARNMTEASKVSPALWMSLGAQLYTRLGLANRGVGPIFSTVVTNVPGPPVPIYSTGARLESMMGLVCLTDGMGLAHVVQSYTDEATISFTACRELMPDPEFYAQCIEQSFEELRDAARAAGDTPKPAEKPVKRRAAPKKAAPKTTKAKRTTSRTKKTGSNKR